TCCCGCGACTGGTGTGCGTTCTCCGGAAAGAAGCCCGCGGCCGCACACGCGGTGCGCACGAGTCGGTGATACGGCGAGCCCGGGCGATCGAGGATCCAGCTCTCCTCGGCGGCCTCGCTCAGCGACACCGCGGAACGGGTCGCCAGCCGATGATCGCTGCGGACGAGGAGATCGAGACGGTCGCTGACCAGGGCATTCTGTTCGAACCGGATATCGCTGCGTGGCGGCAGCGGATCCGTGGCCACGACGACGGCGATGTCGGCCTGCTCGGTGACGAGGAGTTCGAAGCACTCCTCGGGTTCGGCCTCGATGATGGTGACCTGCGAATCGCCGAAGAGCTCGTCCACCCTCTCCGCGGTCGGCGGCAGCAGGGTCGCCGCGGCCGTGGAGAAGCCGCACAGGCGCAGCCGCCGCTGTCGCAGGGCACTGCCCGCATCCGCCTCGGCGAGTTCGCCCCGGATCTCCTCCCACCGGGTGAACAGCTCCTGCGTGCGCTCGAGCAGAAGCTGCCCCACGCGGGTGAGGACGAGGCCCCTCCCGCGCTGTTCGAGGATGGGCAGACCGAGGTCCTTGGACAGGGACCTCAGCTGGTGGGACACGGCCGACGGGGTGTAGCCGAGGCGGTGTGCGGCCTCGGTGAGGGTGCCGACTTCGGCGAGGACGCGGAGGACGTGGAGGCGCTGATCGATCATGCAATATTGTTACACGGTCCAGGTGAAAAAGATTCGCTTTTCTTTGCAGGATTCCCGGCGGACACTGGCAGAAAGCAACAGCAATCGCAGCGAGGCGGTGACACCGATGACTTTGGCATACGAAGTCGATCCCCGAACCACGACCAGCACCTTCGACCCGGATCGTCTCATCGATGAGCGTCGACCCGGGTACTGTCTCGACGCTCCCTTCTATCTGTCCGAGGAGTTCTTCCGCCGGGACGTCGACGCGGTGTTCGCCTCGACCTGGATCTTCGCGGCGGCCGCCGCCGAGGTGCCCGAGCCCGGCGATTTCGTCACCATCGACATCGGCGACTACTCGGTCATCATCATCCGCGATGACGACGAGGAGATCCGCGCCCACCACAACGTCTGCCGCCACCGCGGCGCTCGCCTCCTGTCCGAGGCCAACGGGTCCGTGGGCAACATCGTCTGCAGCTACCATCAGTGGACCTATTCTCCCGAGGGCGACCTCATGTCCGCAGGCGTCCAAGCTCCCGGCTTCGACAGGACCTGCTTCTCACTGCGCTCGGTCAACGTCCGTGTCGTCTCGGGACTCGTCTTCATCTGCCTCGCGCAGGATCCTCCGGAGGATTTCGCCGAGGCGGCCGCTCGGATCTCTCCCTACATCGAACCGCACGCCCTGGACAGGACCAAGGTCGCCGCCCAGGTCGACCTCGTCGAGCACGCCAATTGGAAGCTCGTCATGGAGAACAACCGCGAGTGCTACCACTGCGAAGCCGGTCACCCCGAGCTGACCTGCACCTTCTTCCCGACCTACGGGTACAGGCCCGAGGAGATCCCCAAACGCCTCAAGCCCGCCTACCAGCGCTACCTCGACGCCGAGGAGCGACTGCGCGTCAACAGCGAACGCAACAACCTGCCGACCGAACTCATCGAGGAGCTCAGCGGTCGCCCCACCGGGTTCCGGATCGAACGGGCCGCGCTCGACGGCAAGGGTGAGTCGTACACGATGGACGGTGCGGCCGCCTCGGCGAGGCTCCTCGGCGAATTCGACACCGCAGAGCTGGGGCGGCTGTCGATGCACACCCAGCCCAACGCCTGGTTCCACTTCATGGGCGACCACGCGGTCACCTTCTCCCTCGTGCCGCTGGGCCCCGATAAGACACTGGTCCGCTCGACCTGGCTGGTGCACGAGGACGCCGTCGAGGGCGTCGACTACGACGTCGAGAACCTCACAACCGTGTGGAAGAAGACGAACGAGCAGGACGCGGCCCTGTGCGCGAAGGCCCATCGGGGCATCTCCTCACCGGCCTACCTGCCCGGACCCTACGCCCCGACGGAGGCCGACCTCGAGGAATTCTGCACCTGGTACATCGAACGGCTCAAGGCCCACCGCGGTGACGGTGAGCCAGGAGAGAGGAGCATGCCATGACCGTGTCACAGAACGCCGGCCCCGCAGTCGACACCGGCTCGCCCGCCGCCAACGACCGCGCGAGGTTTGCCGACTCCGCGAACGCCGGTGAGACATTTGCCGACGACGGCCTGACGGGCATGGTGGAGTGCACCGGGAGGACCTCGCTGACCCACGATGTCACGAGCTTCGACTTCTTCGCTCCATGGCTGAACCGGATCGACTTCGAGCCCGGCCAGTACGTCACCGTGCGCGTCCCCGAGCTCGGCCTCGAACGCTGCTACTCCATCTCCTCGGCGCCGTTCGGCACCAACACGTTCACGCTGACGATCAAACGCGTCGACGGCGGTGCGGTCTCGACCCATCTGCACGATGTGCTCAAGGTCGGCGACCGCATTCACGTCGACGGGCCCTACGGGCTGTTCAGCACCAGCTTCCACGCTGGGAACAGGCATCTGTTCGTCTCCGGCGGTTCGGGCATCTCCCCGATCATGTCGATGGTCCGATCCCTCTTGGCGCGACCGGCCGGGACCCCGACCGACATCGTCCTCATCCACAACGCCGCCACCCCCGAGGACATCATCTTCCGCGCCGAGCTCGAGCAGCTCGCGGAGGTTCCCGGGGTCAGTGTCGTGACGATGTGCTCGCGCGACTCGTCCGCGGAGGTGTGGGCCGGACGACGTGGTCGGATCACCCGTCGGACCCTCGCCGAGGTGGTCCCCGAGCCGGCAGATCGCGAGACCTTCGTCTGTGGTCCCGCCGACTACATGTCCGCAGTTCGGATCATGCTCGACGAGCTCGGCGTCCTCGGCTCTCGGGTGCACGAGGAGTCATTCGTCTTCGCCACATCCCCGGCCGAACGGCTCGCGCGGAAGGGCCGCGAGGCGGAGGCGCCGGCCACGTCAGAACCCGGTGAGTCTGCGTCGGGCACAGCAGGGACCGCAGCAGGAGGGTCACCGCTGTCGAGCTTCGGCATCGAGTTCACCTCCAGCGGCAAGCACATCGACTGTGACCGGGAGACCACCGTCCTCGACGCAGCCGTGGAGGCAGGCATGGTCTTTCCCTCCTCCTGTGAGGAGGGCATGTGTGGGACCTGCAAATCCGTGCTGGTCAGTGGTGAGGTCGAGATGAACCATGCCGGTGGCATCCGGCCCAAGGAGATCGCGGCAGGCAAGTTCCTGCCCTGTTGCTCGACCCCGCTGAGTGATCTCGTCGTCGAGAGGTGACACGCACCGTGACGCGACGTGCGCAGTTCAGTGACCTGCGATGTGCGCGGTTCCAGTGTCGTGATGTGCGCGGTTCAGTGACCAGCGATGCCGAGGACGATCGTCTGCACCCGGGGGATGAGTTCGGCGAGTTCGTGGTGTTCGACGCGCAGCCACTGCTCCAGCTGAGCCGCCGAGAGAACGGACATGATCGCCTCGGCACGCAGCCGTGGGGCCTCGGTGTCGATCTCCTCGACGAGAATCTCGACATGGCGACGCCAGAAGGGGTAGACCACTCGGTCGAAACGGCCGCGGGGGCTCGACGCCTCGGTGAGGAGGACGAGATCGAGATTGCCGGTGATGTGCTTCATGTACGCTTCGGCGAAGGCCGCCAGACGTTCGACACCGGGTGCTCCCGGCCCCAGGGGAGGCGGGCCCTGGAGCATGCGCGCGTGCATATCGCGGACTCGATCGTCGAGCAGCGCCGAGGCGATTCCCGCTTTGTCGGTGAAGTTCCTGTAGAGCGTGCCCTTGCCCACACGAGCCCGCTTGGCCAGCTCGTCCATGGTCAGTCCCGCGACGCCCCGTTCAGTCAGGAGCTGTCCGGCGGCATCCAGGATTCGACGCCGATTCCGCTGGGCGTCTGCGCGCAGCGGCGGCTCGGTCGATGCCAAGGGGAGGAGTGCCCTTCCAAAAGCGGACTGTGGTCCGGTATGCTCGCTCATATTCGGACTATAGTCCGGATCCGATTCCGGAGGGAAGTCTCGCGGGGCAGTCCTGCGGGGTGCACCGGACAGGGGCTTCATTGTGAAGTTCCGGCAGCGATTCCAAGGAGGCAGCGATGACATTCGTCAAGGTCGAGCAGCACGGAGGCCCGGAGGCATACGTGCAGGTGGAGAACGAGGACCTGACGCTCGGTCGGGGCCAGGTCCTCGTCGAACTGAGCGTGTCGGGAGTGAACTTCCTCGACGTCGTACAGCGTCGTGCGGCACTGCCCACGCCATTCCGGGCCGGAGTCGAGGGCGTCGGCCGGATCTCCGCTGTGGGCGACGGCGTCACGGACCTTGCGGTCGGTGCACGGGTCGGATGGATGACCGGCGGTCAGGGCAGCTTCTCCCAGTTCGCACTCGTCCAGGCCGATAAGGCGGTCGTGCTGCCCGACGACATCGATGACGAGACCGCCGTGGCCGCCCTCATGCAGGGCATCACGGCTCATTATCTGACGAGCGACACCTATTCGGTCTCGACCGGGGACGTCGTCCTCGTCCACGCCGCGGCCGGTGGACTCGGCCAGCTGCTCACCCAGGTCGCCGTGCTCAAGGGGGCCACCGTGATCGGCACGACCTCGTCCGAGGAGAGGGCCGAGACCGCCCGGAGGAACGGAGCCGCCCACGTCTTCGGCTACGAGGACTTCGCGGAGAAGACTCTTGAGGTCACGGACGGCGTCGGCGCTTCTGTGATCTACGACGGTGTCGGCGCGACGACCTTCGACAACGACCTCACCGCAGTGCGGACCCGCGGGACCATCGTGGTCGTCGGCAATGCCGGCGGTCCGGTCCCACCGGTCGACGTCAACACCCTCAACACCTCGGGCTCACTGTTCCTCACTCGCCCGACCGTCGCCGACCACGTCCGCACCCCGGAGGAGATCCGCGGCAGAACGGATGAGATCTTCACATGGATCAGAGACGGTGACCTCTCGGTCACCATCGGCGCCCGGTATCCCATCGCCGAGGTGGGCGCCGCCTTCACAGCGCTCGAATCCCGTGCGACGACCGGAAAGATCGTGCTCGAACACTGAGATGCCGAACACCGGGTGGTCTGATTCCTCTGTGGCCAAGCGTTGCTGCCCACTGAACGTCAGTTCTTGAGCTGGGCCTCCCGCAGACCATAGGTCCCCAGTACATAGGGTTCGAAATCGACGACATCGCTGCTGATTCCGTACAGCGCCTTCTGATAGGCGACCGGGATGATCGGCGCTTCGTCGGCGACCTTCTGCTGGATCTTCGCGTAGAGCGCGTTCTGCTTCTCGGGATCGGGTTCGGCCAGGGCCTGCGATGACCACTTCTTGACCTGCGGGTCGCCGTAGCCGGAGCGGATGCCCGAATCGTCGGTGACCGCGAGGAAGTTGATCATCTGCGAGGTGTCGGAGACGTCAGAGGTGGCATAGCCGACTTGGACCTCGAAGTCGCCGTTGGTGCGGTTCGTCGTCAGTGTCGCATCGTCGAGTTTCTGCACATGGACCGTGATACCGAGGTCCTGCCATGACTGCTGGGCGATCTGCGCCAGCAGCTCACGGTCGGCCACGCCGGATGGGATCTGGATCGTGATCTCCAGTCCTTCCGCGTGGTCGGACTCGGCCATGAGCTTCTTGGCCTTGTCCATGTTGTACTCGCCGCCGTCGATGCCCTCGGCATGGCCGGTCAGGCCGGGGGAGATGAAGGAGCTCGCCGGATCCGCGTAACCGGCATAGACGACATCGACGACGGACTTCCGGTCGACCGCATAGGACATAGCCCGGCGCACCTTCGGGTCATCGAGGCCGTCCACCTTGTTGTTGAGGTTGAAGTAGAGGATCTTCGTCGATTCGAAGGCCGTGGCCGAGACATCCTGTGACCGGTCCATGGTGCTCATGCTCAAGGGAGCAGGTTCCTCGTTGATGTGGGCCTGTCCGCCCTGGAGCTGCAATCGGCGGGTGTTGTCCTCGGAGACCACATTGAATGTCACCGAGTGCAGGTTCGGTACGCCCTCCTGCCAGTAGGCATCGTTGCGGACGAGTTTGAGGCTTTGACCCTTCGTCCAGGAGTGGACCTTGAAGGGTCCGGTGCCATCGGCATGTGTTGCCATGTACTCGGCGTCGTGGCCGCCGAAGTCGTCCGGGTAGATCGCGGCGGCGAACAGGGCCATGTAGCTGGGCAGCGGACCCCACGGTTTGGACAGCTCGATCTTCACCGTCGAGTCGTCGACCTTCTTGACGTCGTCGATGAGGGTGAATTCGCCGGCCCAGAGATTGGCATCGTCACTTTCGTCCCGCGCGTAGTTGAGGGAGAAGACGACATCGTCGGCCGTGAGCTCCTTGCCGCTGTGGAACTTCACATTCTCACGCAGATTGAACGTCCACGAGAGCTTGTCCTCCGACTCCGTCCAGTCCGTCGCGAGGCCCGGCACGACGCCTGTCCCATCGGGTTTGTTCAGCGTCAGCGTCTCGTACACCTGCTGCAGCGTCCAGATGTCGGAGTTCAGGGTCGTGGTCGGCGGCAGCAGGGTGGTGGCGTCAGTGCTGCGAGCGAAGATGAGGTCGCCGCCGTTGGCTGGAGGACCGTCGTCGCCCGGTCCGCAGCCGGTGAGGATCAGCAGGGCGGCGGCCATGATTCCGAGGAATCTGGACGTGTGTCTGGCGATCATTAGCGGCCTCCTTCCCTCGCCGAGATGGTCCGTCGTGGCGCGGTGGAATCTCGTGTCGTATCGGTCGGGGTTCTGGCGGGATCATTCGTGGGGTCGCCGGCGCCGCGATCGAGGAAGGCGCTGTCGAAACGCGGTATGGCCCTCAGCAGTGACTTCGTGTACTCCTCGCGGGGATTGTCGAAGATCTCTGCCGTCGAACTGCTTTCGACGAGGACTCCGTTGTGGATGACGCAGACGCGTTCGCACAGACTCCTCACCACGGCCAGGTCATGGGAGATGAAGAGGATGGACAGGTCCAGCTGTTCGCGCAGTCGGGCGAAGAGTGCGATGATCTCCGCCTGCACGCTGACATCAAGGGCAGACACGGCCTCGTCGGCCACGATCGCTTCGGGCTGGACCGCGAGTGCTCGGGCGATGGCCACTCGCTGGCGTTGGCCGCCGGACATGGCCGTGGGTGTGCGGTCGAGGAATTCGACCGGCAGGCGCACCATGTCCATGAGTTCGACGCATCGGCGCTTCAGCGCAGCGCCCGAGGCGAGCTTGTGGTGCCTGATCACCTCGGTGAGGGTGTTGCGCACGGTGTACCGGGGATCAAGTGAGGCGAAGGGATCCTGGAAGACCATCTGGACGACCCGCCACTGTTCGGCGCTGCGCTTCGGTCCAAGCTCGCGGCCGTCGAAGGAGACTCCGCCCGAATAGTCGCGCTGCAGGCCGCAGATGACTCGGGAGACCGTGGATTTTCCGGAGCCCGATTCCCCGACCAGGCCGACGATCTCACCCGGGGCGACTTCGAGGCTGACGTCATCGACCGCTGTGAAGGCTCGCTCGCCCCGCCCGAAGATGACGGTGATGTTCTCGGCACTGAGCCCGGACCCGGGCGAGGGGCTCGGGCCGGCGGCTGATCCTCGACCGGAGGCGTCGTCCTGTGACAGCAGTCGTGTGCTCATCTCACTCTCGCGATCTGTACACCGTCGTCGATCCGCGGAGTCGCCGACAGGAGTGTGCGTGTGTAGTCCTCCTGCGGCTCGTCGAAGACGCTCTGCAGGGTCCCGCGTTCGATGATCTGCCCGTTCTTCATCACACTGATGCTCGTGCACAGTTGGGCGACGACGGCGAGATCATGGGTGACGTAGAGCAGTCCCAGCCCATTCTTCTGCTGCATGGTGCGGAAGAGGTCGAGCACCTGGGCCTGGATCGTCACGTCCAAGGCCGTGGTGGGCTCGTCGCAGAGGAGGATTTCGGGTTCCTGGGCTAGGGCGGCCGCGATCATCACGCGCTGCCGCATGCCGCCGGAGAGTTGAAACGGGTAGTCGGAGACGCGGCGTTCGGGGTCTGCGATTCCGACTCGGTCCATGAGGTCGACCGCGAGGTCGTGCGCGGCGCGTCGGGACAGACCCTTGTGCTCGGCGATGGCGTCGGTGATCTGTCGGCCGACCTTCATCACGGGATTGAGCGCGATCGCCGGTTCCTGGAACACCATCGAGATTCCGGTGCCGCGGACGTTCTGGTCGTAGCGTCGACCGCTGCCCGAGGTGAGGATGTTCTTCCCGCGGAAACGGACCTCGCCCTCGACCACAGTGGCCGCAGGCGGCAGCAGCCCGAGAATGGTGCGCAGGGTCATCGACTTCCCGGACCCCGATTCGCCGACGAGGCCCATCGGCTCCCCGGGTTCGAGTGTGATCGAAACATCGTCGAGGATCCGACGCCTGCCGACCTCCCCGTCGATGTCGACGGTCAGCGAGTCGACCTCGAGCAAGGGCTGGGACGCCGTGGGTCGGGACTGCGTGGGCTGTGTCGTCACGGGTTCAGGACTCATGAGGCTCACTTCTTCGGCTTCAGGATGTTGGTCAGGCCGTCACCGATGAGCGCCAGGGCCAGAGACACGAGGACGACGGCGAATCCCGGCCACAGGATGAGTCCATAGTGGCCGGTGCCCATGTACTGCTGTCCGTCATTCATCATCTGTCCCCAGTCTGCTGTCGGCGGCACGATGCCCATGCCGAAGAAGCTGAGGGTGACGACGACGCCGATGTTGAGCACGATGTCGGACATGCCGTAGATGATTCCCTGACTGACTGTGTTCGGGATGACGTGGCGGGTGAGGATGCGTGGCGTCGACAGTCCGCTGGTCCGGCAGGCGGAGATGAACTCCTCTTCCCGCAGCACGAGGACTTCACCGCGGACGATGCGGGCGTATGCGACCCAGGAGACGAGACTGATCGCAACGAAGATGCTGGCCATGCCATTTCCCATGACGAACACCAGCACAATGACGAGCACATAGAAGGGGAACGCAGAGACGATGTCGGCCAGACGCATGATGACGACATCGACCCACCTCCCGAAATACCCCGCCAGAGACCCCAAGATCGTGCCGACGATGAACGGAACGATGACCGCGATGACGGCGACCATGAGATCGATGCGCCCGCCGTTGAGGAACCGGGAGAGGATGTCGCGGCCCAGCTGATCGGTGCCCAGGGGGTGGGCGAGCGAGGACGGACCGAAGGCGTTGAGAAGGTCCTGACGATTCGGATCGGCAGTGACGAACAGGGGCCCGATCGCCAGAATCGCGACAATGACGCCTAAGATGACCAGGCCGATCCACAGCTGCAGATTGTGGCGCCGGAGGAATGCCGGCAGCGGCATCGTGAATCTGGCCTGGGGTGCGAGAGGTTCGGCGGACATGCTCACCCTCCCAGCCGTACGCGTGGATCGACGAGGCTGTAGACGATGTCGGTGAGCAGATAGACGAGGACGACGAGGATGCCGAAGACGACGGTCAGGGCCTGGACCACGTTGTAGTCGCGGGCGAGCACCGACTGCATCAGCAGGGAA
The Brevibacterium marinum genome window above contains:
- a CDS encoding ABC transporter substrate-binding protein; its protein translation is MIARHTSRFLGIMAAALLILTGCGPGDDGPPANGGDLIFARSTDATTLLPPTTTLNSDIWTLQQVYETLTLNKPDGTGVVPGLATDWTESEDKLSWTFNLRENVKFHSGKELTADDVVFSLNYARDESDDANLWAGEFTLIDDVKKVDDSTVKIELSKPWGPLPSYMALFAAAIYPDDFGGHDAEYMATHADGTGPFKVHSWTKGQSLKLVRNDAYWQEGVPNLHSVTFNVVSEDNTRRLQLQGGQAHINEEPAPLSMSTMDRSQDVSATAFESTKILYFNLNNKVDGLDDPKVRRAMSYAVDRKSVVDVVYAGYADPASSFISPGLTGHAEGIDGGEYNMDKAKKLMAESDHAEGLEITIQIPSGVADRELLAQIAQQSWQDLGITVHVQKLDDATLTTNRTNGDFEVQVGYATSDVSDTSQMINFLAVTDDSGIRSGYGDPQVKKWSSQALAEPDPEKQNALYAKIQQKVADEAPIIPVAYQKALYGISSDVVDFEPYVLGTYGLREAQLKN
- a CDS encoding ABC transporter ATP-binding protein translates to MSPEPVTTQPTQSRPTASQPLLEVDSLTVDIDGEVGRRRILDDVSITLEPGEPMGLVGESGSGKSMTLRTILGLLPPAATVVEGEVRFRGKNILTSGSGRRYDQNVRGTGISMVFQEPAIALNPVMKVGRQITDAIAEHKGLSRRAAHDLAVDLMDRVGIADPERRVSDYPFQLSGGMRQRVMIAAALAQEPEILLCDEPTTALDVTIQAQVLDLFRTMQQKNGLGLLYVTHDLAVVAQLCTSISVMKNGQIIERGTLQSVFDEPQEDYTRTLLSATPRIDDGVQIARVR
- a CDS encoding quinone oxidoreductase family protein, which produces MTFVKVEQHGGPEAYVQVENEDLTLGRGQVLVELSVSGVNFLDVVQRRAALPTPFRAGVEGVGRISAVGDGVTDLAVGARVGWMTGGQGSFSQFALVQADKAVVLPDDIDDETAVAALMQGITAHYLTSDTYSVSTGDVVLVHAAAGGLGQLLTQVAVLKGATVIGTTSSEERAETARRNGAAHVFGYEDFAEKTLEVTDGVGASVIYDGVGATTFDNDLTAVRTRGTIVVVGNAGGPVPPVDVNTLNTSGSLFLTRPTVADHVRTPEEIRGRTDEIFTWIRDGDLSVTIGARYPIAEVGAAFTALESRATTGKIVLEH
- a CDS encoding hybrid-cluster NAD(P)-dependent oxidoreductase, with protein sequence MTVSQNAGPAVDTGSPAANDRARFADSANAGETFADDGLTGMVECTGRTSLTHDVTSFDFFAPWLNRIDFEPGQYVTVRVPELGLERCYSISSAPFGTNTFTLTIKRVDGGAVSTHLHDVLKVGDRIHVDGPYGLFSTSFHAGNRHLFVSGGSGISPIMSMVRSLLARPAGTPTDIVLIHNAATPEDIIFRAELEQLAEVPGVSVVTMCSRDSSAEVWAGRRGRITRRTLAEVVPEPADRETFVCGPADYMSAVRIMLDELGVLGSRVHEESFVFATSPAERLARKGREAEAPATSEPGESASGTAGTAAGGSPLSSFGIEFTSSGKHIDCDRETTVLDAAVEAGMVFPSSCEEGMCGTCKSVLVSGEVEMNHAGGIRPKEIAAGKFLPCCSTPLSDLVVER
- a CDS encoding ABC transporter ATP-binding protein → MSTRLLSQDDASGRGSAAGPSPSPGSGLSAENITVIFGRGERAFTAVDDVSLEVAPGEIVGLVGESGSGKSTVSRVICGLQRDYSGGVSFDGRELGPKRSAEQWRVVQMVFQDPFASLDPRYTVRNTLTEVIRHHKLASGAALKRRCVELMDMVRLPVEFLDRTPTAMSGGQRQRVAIARALAVQPEAIVADEAVSALDVSVQAEIIALFARLREQLDLSILFISHDLAVVRSLCERVCVIHNGVLVESSSTAEIFDNPREEYTKSLLRAIPRFDSAFLDRGAGDPTNDPARTPTDTTRDSTAPRRTISAREGGR
- a CDS encoding LysR family transcriptional regulator, producing MIDQRLHVLRVLAEVGTLTEAAHRLGYTPSAVSHQLRSLSKDLGLPILEQRGRGLVLTRVGQLLLERTQELFTRWEEIRGELAEADAGSALRQRRLRLCGFSTAAATLLPPTAERVDELFGDSQVTIIEAEPEECFELLVTEQADIAVVVATDPLPPRSDIRFEQNALVSDRLDLLVRSDHRLATRSAVSLSEAAEESWILDRPGSPYHRLVRTACAAAGFFPENAHQSREWETGAALVSAGLGVALIPRLARLPDGYDVARVPLRGDPVPSRKILTGVRSGSAGQPIIAAALEILHEVAASVAQRDV
- a CDS encoding ABC transporter permease; amino-acid sequence: MSAEPLAPQARFTMPLPAFLRRHNLQLWIGLVILGVIVAILAIGPLFVTADPNRQDLLNAFGPSSLAHPLGTDQLGRDILSRFLNGGRIDLMVAVIAVIVPFIVGTILGSLAGYFGRWVDVVIMRLADIVSAFPFYVLVIVLVFVMGNGMASIFVAISLVSWVAYARIVRGEVLVLREEEFISACRTSGLSTPRILTRHVIPNTVSQGIIYGMSDIVLNIGVVVTLSFFGMGIVPPTADWGQMMNDGQQYMGTGHYGLILWPGFAVVLVSLALALIGDGLTNILKPKK
- a CDS encoding aromatic ring-hydroxylating oxygenase subunit alpha, whose translation is MTLAYEVDPRTTTSTFDPDRLIDERRPGYCLDAPFYLSEEFFRRDVDAVFASTWIFAAAAAEVPEPGDFVTIDIGDYSVIIIRDDDEEIRAHHNVCRHRGARLLSEANGSVGNIVCSYHQWTYSPEGDLMSAGVQAPGFDRTCFSLRSVNVRVVSGLVFICLAQDPPEDFAEAAARISPYIEPHALDRTKVAAQVDLVEHANWKLVMENNRECYHCEAGHPELTCTFFPTYGYRPEEIPKRLKPAYQRYLDAEERLRVNSERNNLPTELIEELSGRPTGFRIERAALDGKGESYTMDGAAASARLLGEFDTAELGRLSMHTQPNAWFHFMGDHAVTFSLVPLGPDKTLVRSTWLVHEDAVEGVDYDVENLTTVWKKTNEQDAALCAKAHRGISSPAYLPGPYAPTEADLEEFCTWYIERLKAHRGDGEPGERSMP
- a CDS encoding TetR/AcrR family transcriptional regulator, translating into MSEHTGPQSAFGRALLPLASTEPPLRADAQRNRRRILDAAGQLLTERGVAGLTMDELAKRARVGKGTLYRNFTDKAGIASALLDDRVRDMHARMLQGPPPLGPGAPGVERLAAFAEAYMKHITGNLDLVLLTEASSPRGRFDRVVYPFWRRHVEILVEEIDTEAPRLRAEAIMSVLSAAQLEQWLRVEHHELAELIPRVQTIVLGIAGH